The following are encoded in a window of Bos indicus x Bos taurus breed Angus x Brahman F1 hybrid chromosome 4, Bos_hybrid_MaternalHap_v2.0, whole genome shotgun sequence genomic DNA:
- the VSTM2A gene encoding V-set and transmembrane domain-containing protein 2A isoform X4, with product MMGIFLAYVGFVFFSVLYVQQGLSSQAKFTEFPRNVTATEGQNVEMSCAFQSGSASVYLEIQWWFLRGPEDLEPGADVAGAQAELLPDRDPDGDGTKISTVKVQGNDISHKLQISKVRKKDEGLYECRVTDANYGELQEHKAQAYLKVNANSHARRMQAFEASPMWLQDMKPRKNVSVAAPSSMHSSANQRVPSTSSPQEVAKIPKQSPQSVHAKTFMGTRAKLAS from the exons ATGATGGGGATCTTTTTGGCATATGttggatttgttttcttttccgtTTTATATGTACAGCAAGGGCTTTCTTCTCAAG CAAAATTTACCGAGTTTCCGCGGAATGTGACAGCAACCGAGGGGCAGAATGTGGAGATGTCCTGCGCTTTCCAGAGCGGCTCTGCCTCGGTGtacctggagatccagtggtggTTCCTGCGGGGGCCGGAGGACCTGGAGCCTGGGGCCGATGTGGCCGGGGCACAG GCTGAGCTGCTGCCAGACCGGGACCCTGACGGAGATGGGACCAAGATCAGC ACAGTGAAAGTCCAAGGCAATGACATCTCTCACAAGCTTCAGATTTCCAAAGTGAGGAAAAAGGATGAAGGCTTATATGAGTGCAGGGTGACCGACGCCAATTATGGAGAGCTTCAGGAACACAAAGCCCAGGCCTACCTAAAAGTCAACGCCAACAGCCACGCCCGGAGGATGCAGGCCTTCGAGGCCTCACCCATGTGGCTGCAGGATATGAAACCTCGCAAGAATGTCTCCGTGGCAGCTCCCAGCAGTATGCACAGCTCTGCCAACCAGCGAGTGCCCTCCACTTCCAGCCCTCAAGAGGTAGCCAAAATCCCCAAACAAAGTCCACAATCAG